From Streptomyces fungicidicus, one genomic window encodes:
- a CDS encoding MerR family transcriptional regulator, translating to MRLAELSERSGVSTATIKYYLREGLLPPGHRVNATTAEYGEEHLRRLRLVRALIQVGGIPVATAREVLGHVDDDSLGRTIRLGAALWALPQDPEPDEDDPSVATARAEVDRLLVSLGWETSRELAPLSPVHRSLVAAVAALHRLGYSWDAELLKPYGELMLQVARRQLDHMETYDSRTEQVEMAVASAVLFEPVLRALRRLAQEEESARRYGIE from the coding sequence GTGCGGCTGGCCGAGTTGAGCGAGCGCAGTGGTGTGTCCACCGCGACGATCAAGTACTACCTGCGAGAGGGACTGTTGCCGCCGGGCCACCGGGTCAACGCGACGACCGCGGAGTACGGCGAGGAGCATCTGCGGCGGCTGCGGCTGGTGCGTGCCCTGATCCAGGTGGGGGGCATCCCGGTGGCGACGGCGCGCGAGGTGCTGGGCCATGTCGACGACGACTCGCTGGGCCGCACGATCCGCCTGGGCGCGGCCCTGTGGGCGCTGCCCCAGGACCCCGAGCCGGACGAGGACGATCCGTCCGTGGCCACCGCGCGGGCGGAGGTGGACCGGTTGCTGGTGTCGCTGGGCTGGGAGACGTCCCGGGAACTCGCCCCGCTCTCCCCGGTGCACCGTTCACTGGTGGCGGCGGTGGCGGCGCTGCACCGGCTCGGCTACTCCTGGGACGCCGAACTGCTGAAGCCCTACGGAGAGTTGATGCTGCAGGTGGCACGCAGGCAGCTCGACCACATGGAGACGTACGACTCACGCACGGAACAGGTGGAGATGGCGGTCGCTTCCGCGGTGCTCTTCGAACCGGTGCTGCGGGCGCTGCGCCGGCTGGCGCAGGAGGAGGAGTCGGCCCGGCGGTACGGGATCGAGTGA
- a CDS encoding DUF4188 domain-containing protein translates to MSRRFSVAERTTAAAEGDVVVLLIGMRINRFWAVHHWLPVLLAMVRMLRELGRQPERGLLGHVLLTASPRTYYVVQYWESKEKLYAYAHAPDASHHAAWAFINRKERAGKVRGHVGLWHETYLVPEGSYEAIYADMPAFGLAAAHGQVPLERRGRRAKDRLAHRSGKVPSRAAGDGS, encoded by the coding sequence ATGTCGCGCAGGTTCTCCGTCGCCGAACGCACGACCGCGGCAGCCGAGGGGGATGTCGTCGTCCTGTTGATCGGCATGCGGATCAACCGCTTCTGGGCGGTGCACCACTGGCTGCCCGTCCTCCTGGCGATGGTGCGCATGCTGCGGGAGCTGGGCCGGCAGCCGGAGCGCGGACTGCTCGGCCACGTACTGCTCACCGCCTCCCCGCGGACCTACTACGTCGTCCAGTACTGGGAGTCCAAGGAGAAGCTGTACGCCTACGCGCACGCCCCCGACGCCTCCCACCACGCCGCGTGGGCCTTCATCAACCGCAAGGAGCGGGCGGGCAAGGTACGCGGACACGTGGGCCTGTGGCACGAGACGTACCTGGTGCCCGAGGGTTCGTACGAAGCGATCTACGCGGACATGCCGGCGTTCGGCCTCGCGGCGGCGCACGGACAGGTGCCGCTGGAGCGGCGCGGACGGCGCGCCAAGGACCGGCTGGCCCACCGGTCGGGGAAGGTGCCGTCGCGGGCGGCCGGCGACGGGTCCTGA
- the ndgR gene encoding IclR family transcriptional regulator NdgR, with protein sequence MDNSSGVGVLDKAALVLSALESGPATLAGLVGATGLARPTAHRLAVALEHHRMVARDMQGRFILGPRLAELAAAAGEDRLLATAGPVLTHLRDVTGESAQLYRRQGDMRICVAAAERLSGLRDTVPVGSTLTMKAGSSAQILMAWEEPERLHRGLQGARFTATALSGVRRRGWAQSIGEREPGVASVSAPVRGPSNRVVAAVSVSGPIERLTRHPGRMHAQAVIDAAGRLSEALRRS encoded by the coding sequence ATGGACAACAGTAGCGGCGTCGGCGTTCTGGACAAGGCGGCCCTCGTCCTGAGCGCTCTGGAGTCCGGCCCGGCCACCCTCGCGGGGTTGGTCGGGGCGACCGGACTGGCACGACCCACGGCCCACCGCCTGGCCGTGGCGCTGGAACACCACCGCATGGTGGCGCGCGACATGCAGGGCCGTTTCATTCTCGGCCCGCGCCTGGCCGAACTGGCCGCGGCGGCGGGCGAGGACCGGCTGCTCGCCACGGCCGGCCCGGTGCTCACCCACCTCCGCGACGTGACCGGTGAGAGCGCCCAGCTCTACCGCCGCCAGGGCGACATGCGGATCTGCGTCGCCGCGGCGGAGCGGCTCTCGGGTCTGCGGGACACGGTTCCGGTGGGTTCCACGCTCACGATGAAGGCCGGCTCCTCGGCGCAGATCCTCATGGCCTGGGAGGAGCCGGAGCGGCTGCACCGCGGTCTGCAGGGCGCCCGTTTCACGGCGACGGCCCTGTCGGGCGTGCGACGCCGCGGCTGGGCGCAGTCGATCGGCGAGCGGGAGCCGGGTGTGGCCTCCGTCTCCGCGCCCGTGCGCGGCCCGTCGAACCGCGTGGTGGCCGCCGTCTCGGTCTCCGGCCCCATCGAGCGGCTGACCCGCCACCCGGGCCGTATGCACGCCCAGGCCGTCATCGACGCCGCCGGCCGCCTCTCCGAGGCGCTGCGCCGCTCCTGA
- the leuC gene encoding 3-isopropylmalate dehydratase large subunit, whose amino-acid sequence MGRTLAEKVWDDHVVRRAEGEPDLLFIDLHLLHEVTSPQAFDGLRKNGRPVRRQDLTIATEDHNTPTLDIDKPIADPVSRVQLETLRKNCADFGVRLHPLGDVEQGVVHVVGPQLGLTQPGMTVVCGDSHTSTHGAFGGLAFGIGTSQVEHVLATQTLPMARPKTMAITVNGELPDGVTAKDLILAIIAKIGTGGGQGYVLEYRGEAIEKLSMEARMTICNMSIEAGARAGMIAPDETTFAYLEGRPHAPEGEDWDAAVAYWKTLRSDADAEFDAEVVIEAAELSPFVTWGTNPGQGAPLSASVPDPASYEDASERFAAEKALEYMGLEAGQTLRSISVDTVFVGSCTNGRIEDLRAAADVIKGRKVADGVRMLVVPGSARVGLEAVSEGLDVVFKEAGAEWRHAGCSMCLGMNPDQLAPGERSASTSNRNFEGRQGKGGRTHLVSPQVAAATAVLGHLASPADLAADARTPAGV is encoded by the coding sequence ATGGGTAGGACACTCGCGGAGAAGGTCTGGGACGACCACGTCGTCCGGCGCGCCGAGGGCGAGCCCGACCTCCTCTTCATCGATCTGCACCTGCTGCACGAGGTGACCAGCCCGCAGGCCTTCGACGGCCTCCGCAAGAACGGCCGCCCGGTGCGCCGGCAGGACCTCACCATCGCCACCGAGGACCACAACACCCCGACGCTGGACATCGACAAGCCCATCGCCGACCCGGTCTCCCGGGTCCAGCTGGAGACGCTGCGCAAGAACTGCGCCGACTTCGGCGTCCGGCTGCACCCGCTGGGCGACGTCGAGCAGGGCGTCGTGCACGTCGTCGGCCCCCAGCTGGGTCTGACCCAGCCCGGCATGACCGTGGTCTGCGGCGACTCGCACACCTCCACGCACGGCGCCTTCGGCGGGCTGGCCTTCGGCATCGGCACCTCCCAGGTGGAGCACGTGCTGGCCACCCAGACGCTGCCGATGGCCCGCCCGAAGACCATGGCGATCACGGTCAACGGCGAGCTGCCCGACGGGGTCACGGCCAAGGACCTGATCCTCGCGATCATCGCGAAGATCGGCACCGGCGGCGGCCAGGGCTATGTCCTGGAGTACCGCGGCGAGGCCATCGAGAAGCTCTCGATGGAGGCCCGGATGACCATCTGCAACATGTCGATCGAGGCCGGCGCCCGCGCGGGCATGATCGCCCCCGACGAGACCACCTTCGCCTACCTCGAGGGCCGTCCGCACGCCCCGGAGGGCGAGGACTGGGACGCGGCCGTCGCGTACTGGAAGACGCTCAGGTCCGACGCGGACGCCGAGTTCGACGCCGAGGTGGTCATCGAGGCCGCCGAGCTGTCGCCGTTCGTCACCTGGGGCACCAACCCGGGCCAGGGCGCGCCGCTTTCGGCGTCCGTCCCCGACCCGGCCTCGTACGAAGACGCCTCGGAGCGCTTCGCCGCCGAAAAGGCCCTGGAGTACATGGGGTTGGAGGCCGGCCAGACGCTGCGCTCGATCAGCGTGGACACCGTCTTCGTAGGTTCCTGCACCAACGGCCGCATCGAGGACCTGCGCGCCGCCGCGGACGTGATCAAGGGCCGTAAAGTCGCCGACGGCGTACGGATGCTGGTCGTGCCGGGCTCGGCGCGGGTGGGCCTCGAAGCCGTCTCCGAGGGCCTGGACGTGGTCTTCAAGGAGGCGGGCGCCGAGTGGCGGCACGCGGGCTGCTCGATGTGCCTGGGCATGAACCCAGACCAGCTCGCCCCCGGTGAGCGCTCCGCCTCCACCTCCAACCGCAACTTCGAGGGCCGGCAGGGCAAGGGCGGCCGGACCCACCTGGTGTCCCCGCAGGTCGCCGCCGCCACCGCCGTCCTCGGTCATCTGGCCTCCCCGGCCGACCTCGCCGCCGACGCCCGTACGCCCGCTGGAGTCTGA